Proteins from one Falco naumanni isolate bFalNau1 chromosome 2, bFalNau1.pat, whole genome shotgun sequence genomic window:
- the BCL9 gene encoding B-cell CLL/lymphoma 9 protein isoform X4: MHSSNPKVRNSPSGNTQSSPKSKQEVMVRPPTVMSPSGNPQLDSKFSNQGKQGGSTSQSQPSPCDPKSGGHPPKVLPGPGGSMGLKNGAGNGAKGKGKRERSISADSFEQREAGTPHDDPEIKDCNSADHVKSQESQHTPHSMTPSNASAPRSSTPSHGLTASLEPASGQKTPSKVVYVFSTEMANKAAEAVLKGQVETIVSFHIQNISNSKAERNTVPLNPQITALRTEPKPLPQPQPPTAQDQNPPQNAKMQPTPPVSAPVSKSTGPPCPIDQDSPSVESKVMSVGSPANSTPLQTEGFGQSSTPNNRAVSPVSQGSNSSAADPKGPPQPVSGGDPSSLGENPDGLSQEQLEHRERSLQTLRDIQRMLFPDEKEFAGGQSGGPPPNAGVLDGPQKKPEGPIQAMMAQSQSLGKGSGSRTDGGAPFGPQGHRDMPFSPDEMGPPPMNSQSGPIGPDHLDHMTPEQVAWLKLQQEFYEEKRRKQEQVVVQQCSLQDMMVHQHGPRGVVRGPPPPYQMTPGEGWGPGGPEPFPEGMNMSHSLPPRGMAPHPNVPGSQMRLPGFAGMMNPDMEGPSVPNPASRPGLSGVSWPDDVPKIPDGRNFPPGQGVFSGPGRGERFPNPQGLPEELYQQQLAEKQMGLPPGLNMEGIRPGMEINRMMPSQRHMEPGNNPIFPRMPVEGPMSPSRGDFPKGIPPQMASSRELEFGMGPSSMKGDMGMNVTMGSNPPLVPQKLREAGVGPEEMMKLRPGVSEMLSSQQKMVPLPFGEHPQQEYGMGPRPFLPMSQGPGVGLRNLREQIGPDQRTNNRLSHMPPLPLNPTSNPNSLNTAPPAQRSLGRKPLDISAAGQVHSPGINPLKSPTMRQVQSPMMGSPSGNLKSPQTPSQLAGMLAGPTAAAAAASIKSPPVLGSAAASPVHLKSPSLPAPSPGWTSSPKPPLQSPGIPPNHKASLTMSSPAMLGNVESGGPPPSTVSQSAPVTLPGNLPSSSPYTMPPEPTLSQNPLSIMMSRMSKFAMPSSTPLYHDAIKTVASSDDDSPPARSPNLPPMNSVPGPNPVGPMPTLSPMGMTQPLSHNNQMPSPNAMGPNIPPHGVPVGPGLMSHNPMMGHGSQESPMVPQGRLGFPQGFPPVQSPPQQVPFPHNGPSGGQGNFPAGMGFHGEGPLGRPTNLPQSSTDPALCKTGGPGGPDSFTVLGNNMPSVFTDPELQEVIRPGATGIPEFDLSRIIPSEKPSQTLQYFPRGEVPGRKQPQGPGPGFSHMQGMIGEQTPRMGLTLPGMGGPGPVGTPDIPLGTAPSMPGHNPMRPPAFLQQGMMGPHHRMMSPAQTAMPGQPALMSNPVAAVGMIPGKDRAPAGLYSHPGPVGSPGMMMSMQGMMGPQQNIMIPPQMRPRGMAADVGMGGFSQGPGNPGNMMF; the protein is encoded by the exons ACTGCAATTCTGCTGATCATGTGAAGTCCCAGGAGTCTCAACACACACCACACTCCATGACTCCTTCGAATGCTTCAGCCCCAAGGTCTTCCACACCTTCTCATGGCCTGACTGCCTCTTTGGAGCCAGCAAGTGGGCAGAAGACTCCATCCAAAGTGGTTTACGTCTTTTCTACTGAGATGGCCAACAA GGCTGCAGAAGCTGTGCTGAAGGGACAGGTGGAAACCATTGTGTCCTTTCATATCCAGAACATCTCAAACAGCAAGGCGGAACGAAATACTGTACCCTTG AACCCCCAGATCACTGCACTTCGGACTGAACCCAAGCCCCtgccgcagccccagccccccactgcCCAGGACCAGAACCCTCCCCAGAACGCCAAAATGCAGCCGACTCCACCTGTGTCAGCGCCAGTATCCAAATCCACTGGCCCCCCTTGTCCCATAGATCAGGACAGTCCCAGCGTGGAAAGCAAAGTGATGTCTGTGGGCAGCCCTGCCAACTCTACCCCGTTGCAGACAGAAGGATTTGGACAAAGTTCAACCCCCAATAACCGAGCAGTTAGCCCAGTTTCCCAAGGTAGCAATAGCtccgctgcagaccccaaagGTCCTCCCCAGCCGGTGTCTGGTGGGGATCCGTCCAGTTTGGGCGAGAATCCAGACGGACTGTcgcaggagcagctggagcatcGAGAGCGCTCGTTGCAGACCCTGAGAGACATACAGCGCATGCTCTTTCCTGACGAGAAGGAGTTTGCGGGAGGGCAAAGTGGGGGGCCACCCCCAAATGCTGGGGTGCTGGATGGTCCCCAAAAGAAACCTGAAGGGCCGATACAGGCCATGATGGCTCAATCCCAAAGTTTAGGCAAAGGGTCAGGGTCTCGGACAGACGGAGGGGCTCCGTTTGGCCCTCAAGGACACAGGGACATGCCTTTTTCCCCAGATGAAATGGGGCCACCACCAATGAACTCCCAGTCAGGACCCATAGGCCCAGACCACTTGGACCACATGACTCCTGAGCAGGTGGCCTGGCtcaagctgcagcaggagttTTAcgaggagaaaagaagaaagcaagagcagGTGGTGGTGCAGCAGTGTTCCCTGCAGGACATGATGGTCCACCAGCACGGGCCTCGTGGAGTGGTCCGAGGCCCTCCCCCTCCCTACCAGATGACccctggggagggctggggacctGGGGGTCCAGAGCCCTTCCCTGAAGGCATGAACATGTCGCACTCTCTGCCCCCCAGGGGCATGGCTCCTCATCCGAATGTGCCCGGGAGCCAGATGCGCCTGCCTGGTTTTGCAGGAATGATGAACCCTGACATGGAGGGCCCCAGTGTCCCGAATCCCGCCTCCCGGCCTGGGCTTTCGGGAGTTAGTTGGCCAGACGACGTGCCAAAAATCCCAGATGGCCGAAACTTCCCTCCTGGCCAGGGTGTCTTCAGCGGCCCTGGCCGAGGGGAGCGGTTCCCCAACCCGCAGGGCCTGCCTGAAGAGCTCTATCAGCAGCAGCTGGCGGAGAAGCAGATGGGCCTCCCTCCCGGCCTGAACATGGAAGGCATCAGGCCTGGCATGGAGATAAACAGAATGATGCCCTCCCAGAGACACATGGAGCCTGGGAACAACCCCATCTTCCCTCGCATGCCGGTGGAAGGGCCAATGAGCCCCTCCAGGGGGGACTTCCCGAAAGGAATACCCCCACAAATGGCCTCTAGCAGGGAGCTGGAGTTCGGGATGGGTCCCAGCAGCATGAAGGGGGACATGGGCATGAATGTCACCATGGGGTCCAACCCACCCCTGGTCCCTCAGAAGCTGAGGGAGGCAGGAGTCGGGCCAGAAGAGATGATGAAACTGCGCCCCGGTGTCTCGGAGATGCTCTCCTCGCAGCAGAAAATGGTGCCACTGCCGTTTGGGGAGCACCCGCAGCAGGAGTATGGCATGGGTCCCAGGCCCTTCCTTCCCATGTCTCAGGGCCCAGGAGTCGGTCTCCGAAATCTCAGAGAACAGATCGGGCCTGACCAAAGGACTAACAACCGGCTCAGCCACATGCCGCCACTACCTCTCAATCCCACCAGTAACCCTAATAGCCTCAACACTGCTCCCCCTGCGCAGCGGAGCCTCGGCCGCAAGCCCTTGGATATCTCCGCAGCCGGTCAGGTGCATTCGCCAGGAATCAACCCCCTGAAGTCTCCCACGATGCGCCAGGTCCAGTCTCCCATGATGGGGTCTCCCTCGGGGAACCTCAAGTCTCCTCAGACACCCTCCCAGCTGGCAGGAATGCTTGCAGGCCCCACTGCCGCAGCTGCCGCTGCTTCCATTAAGTCCCCCCCTGTCTTGgggtctgctgctgcttctcctgtccACCTCAAGTCTCCGTCTCTCCCTGCACCTTCTCCCGGATGGACCTCATCTCCAAAGCCTCCTTTGCAGAGCCCTGGGATTCCCCCAAACCACAAGGCATCTCTCACCATGTCTTCCCCAGCCATGCTGGGGAACGTGGAGTCGG GTGGTCCACCTCCTTCCACAGTTAGCCAGTCTGCTCCTGTGACTCTCCCTGGAAATCTTCCCTCTAGCAGTCCTTACACAATGCCCCCAGAGCCGACCCTCTCCCAGAATCCCCTTTCCATTATGATGTCCAGGATGTCCAAATTTGCCATGCCCAGCTCTACACCGCTCTATCACGATGCCATCAAAACTGTGGCCAGCTCGGATGATGACTCCCCTCCAGCACGCTCCCCAAACTTACCACCTATGAACAGCGTACCAG GTCCAAACCCAGTGGGTCCAATGCCAACCCTTAGCCCAATGGGAATGACCCAGCCTCTTTCCCATAACAACCAGATGCCCTCTCCAAATGCTATGGGACCCAATATACCTCCTCATGGGGTTCCCGTGGGACCCGGCCTGATGTCACACAACCCGATGATGGGGCACGGTTCCCAGGAGTCTCCAATGGTACCTCAAGGACGcctgggcttcccacagggGTTCCCTCCTGTACAGTCCCCTCCGCAGCAGGTGCCATTTCCACACAACGGGCCCAGCGGTGGACAAGGCAACTTCCCAGCAGGAATGGGCTTCCACGGAGAAGGACCTCTGGGGCGTCCTACCAACCTGCCCCAAAGTTCGACAGATCCAGCACTTTGCAAGACTGGAGGCCCTGGCGGTCCAGACTCCTTCACTGTTCTTGGAAACAATATGCCTTCGGTTTTCACTGatccagagctgcaggaggtgatCCGTCCTGGAGCCACGGGAATACCCGAGTTTGACCTGTCCAGGATTATCCCGTCGGAGAAGCCCAGCCAGACACTACAGTATTTCCCTCGTGGGGAGGTGCCCGGCCGCAAGCAGCCGCAGGGTCCTGGGCCTGGGTTCTCCCACATGCAGGGGATGATAGGAGAGCAGACCCCGAGGATGGGACTAACATTGCCTGGCATGGGGGGCCCCGGGCCAGTGGGAACTCCAGATATCCCTCTTGGGACGGCTCCATCCATGCCAGGTCATAACCCGATGAGGCCgcctgccttcctgcagcaAGGCATGATGGGGCCGCACCACCGCATGATGTCACCAGCACAGACGGCGATGCCTGGCCAGCCCGCGCTAATGAGTAACCCTGTGGCCGCGGTGGGCATGATCCCAGGCAAGGACCGAGCCCCCGCAGGGCTGTACAGCCACCCGGGCCCTGTAGGGTCGCCTGGTATGATGATGTCAATGCAGGGCATGATGGGACCCCAACAAAACATCATGATTCCCCCCCAAATGAGGCCCCGAGGTATGGCTGCTGACGTTGGCATGGGAGGATTTAGCCAAGGCCCTGGAAACCCAGGGAACATGATGTTTTAA
- the BCL9 gene encoding B-cell CLL/lymphoma 9 protein isoform X1, with protein MHSSNPKVRNSPSGNTQSSPKSKQEVMVRPPTVMSPSGNPQLDSKFSNQGKQGGSTSQSQPSPCDPKSGGHPPKVLPGPGGSMGLKNGAGNGAKGKGKRERSISADSFEQREAGTPHDDPEIKDCNSADHVKSQESQHTPHSMTPSNASAPRSSTPSHGLTASLEPASGQKTPSKVVYVFSTEMANKAAEAVLKGQVETIVSFHIQNISNSKAERNTVPLNPQITALRTEPKPLPQPQPPTAQDQNPPQNAKMQPTPPVSAPVSKSTGPPCPIDQDSPSVESKVMSVGSPANSTPLQTEGFGQSSTPNNRAVSPVSQGSNSSAADPKGPPQPVSGGDPSSLGENPDGLSQEQLEHRERSLQTLRDIQRMLFPDEKEFAGGQSGGPPPNAGVLDGPQKKPEGPIQAMMAQSQSLGKGSGSRTDGGAPFGPQGHRDMPFSPDEMGPPPMNSQSGPIGPDHLDHMTPEQVAWLKLQQEFYEEKRRKQEQVVVQQCSLQDMMVHQHGPRGVVRGPPPPYQMTPGEGWGPGGPEPFPEGMNMSHSLPPRGMAPHPNVPGSQMRLPGFAGMMNPDMEGPSVPNPASRPGLSGVSWPDDVPKIPDGRNFPPGQGVFSGPGRGERFPNPQGLPEELYQQQLAEKQMGLPPGLNMEGIRPGMEINRMMPSQRHMEPGNNPIFPRMPVEGPMSPSRGDFPKGIPPQMASSRELEFGMGPSSMKGDMGMNVTMGSNPPLVPQKLREAGVGPEEMMKLRPGVSEMLSSQQKMVPLPFGEHPQQEYGMGPRPFLPMSQGPGVGLRNLREQIGPDQRTNNRLSHMPPLPLNPTSNPNSLNTAPPAQRSLGRKPLDISAAGQVHSPGINPLKSPTMRQVQSPMMGSPSGNLKSPQTPSQLAGMLAGPTAAAAAASIKSPPVLGSAAASPVHLKSPSLPAPSPGWTSSPKPPLQSPGIPPNHKASLTMSSPAMLGNVESGGPPPSTVSQSAPVTLPGNLPSSSPYTMPPEPTLSQNPLSIMMSRMSKFAMPSSTPLYHDAIKTVASSDDDSPPARSPNLPPMNSVPGMGINSQNPRISGPNPVGPMPTLSPMGMTQPLSHNNQMPSPNAMGPNIPPHGVPVGPGLMSHNPMMGHGSQESPMVPQGRLGFPQGFPPVQSPPQQVPFPHNGPSGGQGNFPAGMGFHGEGPLGRPTNLPQSSTDPALCKTGGPGGPDSFTVLGNNMPSVFTDPELQEVIRPGATGIPEFDLSRIIPSEKPSQTLQYFPRGEVPGRKQPQGPGPGFSHMQGMIGEQTPRMGLTLPGMGGPGPVGTPDIPLGTAPSMPGHNPMRPPAFLQQGMMGPHHRMMSPAQTAMPGQPALMSNPVAAVGMIPGKDRAPAGLYSHPGPVGSPGMMMSMQGMMGPQQNIMIPPQMRPRGMAADVGMGGFSQGPGNPGNMMF; from the exons ACTGCAATTCTGCTGATCATGTGAAGTCCCAGGAGTCTCAACACACACCACACTCCATGACTCCTTCGAATGCTTCAGCCCCAAGGTCTTCCACACCTTCTCATGGCCTGACTGCCTCTTTGGAGCCAGCAAGTGGGCAGAAGACTCCATCCAAAGTGGTTTACGTCTTTTCTACTGAGATGGCCAACAA GGCTGCAGAAGCTGTGCTGAAGGGACAGGTGGAAACCATTGTGTCCTTTCATATCCAGAACATCTCAAACAGCAAGGCGGAACGAAATACTGTACCCTTG AACCCCCAGATCACTGCACTTCGGACTGAACCCAAGCCCCtgccgcagccccagccccccactgcCCAGGACCAGAACCCTCCCCAGAACGCCAAAATGCAGCCGACTCCACCTGTGTCAGCGCCAGTATCCAAATCCACTGGCCCCCCTTGTCCCATAGATCAGGACAGTCCCAGCGTGGAAAGCAAAGTGATGTCTGTGGGCAGCCCTGCCAACTCTACCCCGTTGCAGACAGAAGGATTTGGACAAAGTTCAACCCCCAATAACCGAGCAGTTAGCCCAGTTTCCCAAGGTAGCAATAGCtccgctgcagaccccaaagGTCCTCCCCAGCCGGTGTCTGGTGGGGATCCGTCCAGTTTGGGCGAGAATCCAGACGGACTGTcgcaggagcagctggagcatcGAGAGCGCTCGTTGCAGACCCTGAGAGACATACAGCGCATGCTCTTTCCTGACGAGAAGGAGTTTGCGGGAGGGCAAAGTGGGGGGCCACCCCCAAATGCTGGGGTGCTGGATGGTCCCCAAAAGAAACCTGAAGGGCCGATACAGGCCATGATGGCTCAATCCCAAAGTTTAGGCAAAGGGTCAGGGTCTCGGACAGACGGAGGGGCTCCGTTTGGCCCTCAAGGACACAGGGACATGCCTTTTTCCCCAGATGAAATGGGGCCACCACCAATGAACTCCCAGTCAGGACCCATAGGCCCAGACCACTTGGACCACATGACTCCTGAGCAGGTGGCCTGGCtcaagctgcagcaggagttTTAcgaggagaaaagaagaaagcaagagcagGTGGTGGTGCAGCAGTGTTCCCTGCAGGACATGATGGTCCACCAGCACGGGCCTCGTGGAGTGGTCCGAGGCCCTCCCCCTCCCTACCAGATGACccctggggagggctggggacctGGGGGTCCAGAGCCCTTCCCTGAAGGCATGAACATGTCGCACTCTCTGCCCCCCAGGGGCATGGCTCCTCATCCGAATGTGCCCGGGAGCCAGATGCGCCTGCCTGGTTTTGCAGGAATGATGAACCCTGACATGGAGGGCCCCAGTGTCCCGAATCCCGCCTCCCGGCCTGGGCTTTCGGGAGTTAGTTGGCCAGACGACGTGCCAAAAATCCCAGATGGCCGAAACTTCCCTCCTGGCCAGGGTGTCTTCAGCGGCCCTGGCCGAGGGGAGCGGTTCCCCAACCCGCAGGGCCTGCCTGAAGAGCTCTATCAGCAGCAGCTGGCGGAGAAGCAGATGGGCCTCCCTCCCGGCCTGAACATGGAAGGCATCAGGCCTGGCATGGAGATAAACAGAATGATGCCCTCCCAGAGACACATGGAGCCTGGGAACAACCCCATCTTCCCTCGCATGCCGGTGGAAGGGCCAATGAGCCCCTCCAGGGGGGACTTCCCGAAAGGAATACCCCCACAAATGGCCTCTAGCAGGGAGCTGGAGTTCGGGATGGGTCCCAGCAGCATGAAGGGGGACATGGGCATGAATGTCACCATGGGGTCCAACCCACCCCTGGTCCCTCAGAAGCTGAGGGAGGCAGGAGTCGGGCCAGAAGAGATGATGAAACTGCGCCCCGGTGTCTCGGAGATGCTCTCCTCGCAGCAGAAAATGGTGCCACTGCCGTTTGGGGAGCACCCGCAGCAGGAGTATGGCATGGGTCCCAGGCCCTTCCTTCCCATGTCTCAGGGCCCAGGAGTCGGTCTCCGAAATCTCAGAGAACAGATCGGGCCTGACCAAAGGACTAACAACCGGCTCAGCCACATGCCGCCACTACCTCTCAATCCCACCAGTAACCCTAATAGCCTCAACACTGCTCCCCCTGCGCAGCGGAGCCTCGGCCGCAAGCCCTTGGATATCTCCGCAGCCGGTCAGGTGCATTCGCCAGGAATCAACCCCCTGAAGTCTCCCACGATGCGCCAGGTCCAGTCTCCCATGATGGGGTCTCCCTCGGGGAACCTCAAGTCTCCTCAGACACCCTCCCAGCTGGCAGGAATGCTTGCAGGCCCCACTGCCGCAGCTGCCGCTGCTTCCATTAAGTCCCCCCCTGTCTTGgggtctgctgctgcttctcctgtccACCTCAAGTCTCCGTCTCTCCCTGCACCTTCTCCCGGATGGACCTCATCTCCAAAGCCTCCTTTGCAGAGCCCTGGGATTCCCCCAAACCACAAGGCATCTCTCACCATGTCTTCCCCAGCCATGCTGGGGAACGTGGAGTCGG GTGGTCCACCTCCTTCCACAGTTAGCCAGTCTGCTCCTGTGACTCTCCCTGGAAATCTTCCCTCTAGCAGTCCTTACACAATGCCCCCAGAGCCGACCCTCTCCCAGAATCCCCTTTCCATTATGATGTCCAGGATGTCCAAATTTGCCATGCCCAGCTCTACACCGCTCTATCACGATGCCATCAAAACTGTGGCCAGCTCGGATGATGACTCCCCTCCAGCACGCTCCCCAAACTTACCACCTATGAACAGCGTACCAG GAATGGGCATTAATTCTCAGAATCCTCGAATTTCAGGTCCAAACCCAGTGGGTCCAATGCCAACCCTTAGCCCAATGGGAATGACCCAGCCTCTTTCCCATAACAACCAGATGCCCTCTCCAAATGCTATGGGACCCAATATACCTCCTCATGGGGTTCCCGTGGGACCCGGCCTGATGTCACACAACCCGATGATGGGGCACGGTTCCCAGGAGTCTCCAATGGTACCTCAAGGACGcctgggcttcccacagggGTTCCCTCCTGTACAGTCCCCTCCGCAGCAGGTGCCATTTCCACACAACGGGCCCAGCGGTGGACAAGGCAACTTCCCAGCAGGAATGGGCTTCCACGGAGAAGGACCTCTGGGGCGTCCTACCAACCTGCCCCAAAGTTCGACAGATCCAGCACTTTGCAAGACTGGAGGCCCTGGCGGTCCAGACTCCTTCACTGTTCTTGGAAACAATATGCCTTCGGTTTTCACTGatccagagctgcaggaggtgatCCGTCCTGGAGCCACGGGAATACCCGAGTTTGACCTGTCCAGGATTATCCCGTCGGAGAAGCCCAGCCAGACACTACAGTATTTCCCTCGTGGGGAGGTGCCCGGCCGCAAGCAGCCGCAGGGTCCTGGGCCTGGGTTCTCCCACATGCAGGGGATGATAGGAGAGCAGACCCCGAGGATGGGACTAACATTGCCTGGCATGGGGGGCCCCGGGCCAGTGGGAACTCCAGATATCCCTCTTGGGACGGCTCCATCCATGCCAGGTCATAACCCGATGAGGCCgcctgccttcctgcagcaAGGCATGATGGGGCCGCACCACCGCATGATGTCACCAGCACAGACGGCGATGCCTGGCCAGCCCGCGCTAATGAGTAACCCTGTGGCCGCGGTGGGCATGATCCCAGGCAAGGACCGAGCCCCCGCAGGGCTGTACAGCCACCCGGGCCCTGTAGGGTCGCCTGGTATGATGATGTCAATGCAGGGCATGATGGGACCCCAACAAAACATCATGATTCCCCCCCAAATGAGGCCCCGAGGTATGGCTGCTGACGTTGGCATGGGAGGATTTAGCCAAGGCCCTGGAAACCCAGGGAACATGATGTTTTAA